In the genome of Paracholeplasma manati, the window AACTTACTCAAAGATATGTTAGAACTTTCTAGACTTGAGAATCGACCACAGATGGACCAAGTCTCATTCAACTTAAAGAAAACCTTAGATGGGGTATTGGAAGACTTAAACCCACTCATCCAAGAAAAACAAATCCAAGTCACCCTTGAAACACACAATGTGATGTTTAAAGGGATTGAGACAGATTTTAAATCGCTCTTTAAAAACCTGATTGAGAATGCGATTAAATACAATAAATTTGGTGGAACAATCCATTTAAATCTGGTTCAAGCAGATGAATCCATTGTCTTTTCCATCAAAGATAGTGGGATTGGTATACCTAAAGAGTATCAACAACGCATCTTCGAACGCTTCTATCAAGTGAATAAATCAAGAAACCTCTATCAAAATGGTACAGGTTTGGGTTTAGCCATTGTTAAACATGTGGTTTCCTATTATAAAGGCATCATTCAAGTCGAGAGTGAGCCGAACATCGGATCTACATTTACCATCACATTTCATATAGAATGAATAAAAGCCTCTATCACGACGATAGAGGCTTTGTGTTTTACTTGGTGAACATCCCGTTTTTTAACACATACATGACTTGGTCGACAATGCGATCCAAATCCATATCTGTGAGGGTTTCTCTAAACAATACTTGTAGTCCTACGAAGTTTGAAATCCCCATCAAAATGTACGATAAGGTTTCTAAGTCAATCGCAGCATCCACTTCACCACTTTGAACCGATCCAGTCAGCTTTTCAATGTAAGCATGTGAGAAGTTTTGATAGTATTCTTTAAAAATGTCTTTATCGACAAACATCGACTCCCAAATGATTCTGTAGGAGAGGGGTTCTTGCCACGCAAACTTAAGGAACGCTTTGATGCCAAGGCGTTCTTTTTCATAACGTGTGGTGGCATCTTTGATCGCATCATTGATGGCTTCACCAATCTTTGCGCGGTACTGATGTAAGAGATATACATACAGCGCTAGCTTGTCATCAAAATAAATGTAAAAAGTTCCAGTTGCAATTTTAGCCTTATCAATGATCTCATTTATGGAGGTTGCTTGATAGCCTTGTTTGGAGAATAGCTTTTTACCACTATTGATTATTTTATTAAATGTTTTTTGACCATCTTTTCTTTTTGGTAAGCGATAGTTCATTTTTTCCATATTCATCACCTATATTTAGTGTAAACGATTTCTTTGAAAAAAACAAGCCTTATCTTTTTTACCCTATTGACATCTATGAATAATAAGTCTATTATAAAGATAAGATGAACGTTTATTCATAGTATATTATACAGAAAGGAATATTATGACAAGCAAGACAATTAAAGACATCAAGGTTGGGGATATCGCTTTTTTCGAGAAGACCATCACCGAAGAAGACGTGAAACACTTCGCATTGGTATCGGGGGATTTTAACCCTGTCCATTTAGATGAAGACTTTGCAGCAAATTCGATTTTCCATCATCGAATTGCCCATGGCGGTCTCATCAATGCATTATTTTCAACGGTTTTAGGCACACAATTGCCAGGGGTAGGTACCATTTATCTACAACAAGATTCAAAGTTTGTAAAACCCGTGTATTTGAATGATCATATCAAAGCAACGGTCGAAGCAGAAGAAATCAATGAGGAGAAAAATCGCGTGTTATTCAAGACGGTGGCGTATAATCAAAACAACGAACCCGTCGTCGTTGGACATGCGTTAGTGATGCCAAGACGATGAAACACGAACTCTTATTAAAAATGTTAGAGGAGTTTGCACAAAAGGAAGTCAAACCTTTAGCAAAATCCATCGATGAAGAAGAACGTTTTCCGATTGAAACCGTTCAAAAAATGGCGGAATTGGGCATTTTAGGGTTACCTTATGACCCCCAATATGGTGGTGTTGGCGCGAGCTACACAGGCTATGTAGATGCGGTTAGAATTCTATCCAAATATTGTGCAACCACAGGGGTTATTTTATCCGCCCATACGTCCTTATGTGCTTCACCAATCAACGCTTTTGGCACAGAAACTCAAAAACAACAGTATTTACCAAAGCTCAATCGCGGTGAATGGTTAGGTGCTTTTGGATTGACTGAACCTAGCGCAGGTACAGACGCATCCAAACAACAGACCAAAGCCATCGATAAGGGCGATTATTATGAAATCACAGGATCGAAGATCTTTATAACCAATGCAGGCTATGCCGATATCTACATCATTTTCGCCATGACCAATCCGGAACTTGGACTCAAAGGTATCAGTGCGTTCATCTTAGAAAAAGATACCGAAGGGTTTAGTGTCGGACCGAAAGAACGAAAAATGGGGATTCGCGGATCTTCGACTTGTGAGTTGATCTTTGATAAAGTCAAAGTACCAAAATCAAACCTCTTGGGTAAACCAGGTGAAGGCTTTAAAATTGCGATGTCCACTTTAGATGGTGGTCGAATTGGGATTGCTGCACAAGCCGTTGGTATCGCAGAAGGCGCATTCGAACGTGCCGTTGATTATGTTAAAACACGTAAACAATTCGATAAACCCATCGCCTCATTTCAACACACGCAATTCAAGATTGCCGATATGAAAACCAGCATTGAAGCTGCGAAAGCCTTACTTTATTTAGCAGCCACAGCCAAGGAACAAGGTGAATCTTATTCTGATAAAGCTGCGATGGCTAAATTATATGCATCTAGAGTTGCTTTTGAAGTGGCAGACCAAGCCATTCAACTCATGGGTGGGTATGGATACATTCGAGATTTCGAAATTGAACGCTATTTAAGAGATGCGAAAATCACTGAAATTTATGAAGGCACCAGTGAAGTTCAACGTATGGTTATTGCCGGAAAGGTGCTTCGTTAATATGAATATCATTGTACTAGTTAAACAAGTGCCAGACACCACGGAAATTAAGATTGATAAAGAAACCAACACCTTGATTCGTGCTGGGGTTCAAAGCATCGTAAATCCGAATGACTTAGCAGGGGTTGAAGAAGCGCTTAAATTGAAGGCTCGTTATGGTGGAACCGTTAGTGTCGTCACCATGGGGCCGATGCAAGCAGAATCCATGCTGGTTGAACTTTATGCCAGAGGGGTTGACCACTGTTATTTATTATCAGACCGTGCGTTTGCGGGATCAGATACGTGGGCTACCTCAACCATATTATCGAGTTTCCTTAAAACTTTGACTTACGATTTAATCATCGCTGGTTATCAAGCCATTGATGGCGATACCGCTCAAGTTGGTCCTCAGGTTGCAGAATTTTTAAACATCCCACAAGTCACATACCTATCCGAAATTGTTTCCGTAGAACAAGGTGAAATGGTGGTTAAGAAAAGAACTGACAGTGAAATTTTAACCTTAGCTGTTGAACTACCTGTATTGGTCACTACCCTTGCCGATATGAATAAACCAAGACATATGAATGCGTGGGACATTTATCACAATACCGATAAAAAAGTCAATTTGGTGACGTTTAATGATTTGAATATAGATCCCAATCATATAGGGTTAAAGGGATCACCAACAAAAGTCAAAAAGACCTATGTCAAACAAGTTCAAGCAAAATCAGAAAAGGTTTCAATGAATCCTGAAGATGCTGCTAAATGGATTACGAAATTGTTATACCCTTATATGGAGGTTAAAAACCATGAATAATGTATGGGTATTTATGGAACAAAACCATGGCAAGTTACAACCCATTGGTTTAGAATTGTTGTCTGAATGCAGAAGAAAACTCACTCAAGACACCCAAATCAGTGCTGTCTATTTTGGAGAACACTTGACCGATAAAGACAAAGACGCCATGACCTTCTGTGGTGCCGATGAAATCATATGTACACTCGACTCGAAATTAAGTCAATATGACACCCATTATTATGCGAAAGCCATTGAGAACTTAATGAAACATGAGCGTCCGGATGTATTTTTGATTGGATCAACCCTACAAGGCAGAGATTTAGCACCACGTGTTTCAGCCAGACTGAATACAGGACTTACCGCTGACGCGACGCTATTAGAGTTTGAACAAGGTGAAAAACTCTTGTTACTCGCGACCAGACCAGCCTTAGGTGGCAACTTGTTCGCAACCATCATTTGTGAAAATAACATCCCACAAATGGCGACCATCCGACCTTCTATTTTCAAAATTGAAGAAGATAAGTCTAGAGCGTCTACTTTAAAAGAAGTACCGTTTGTTTGTGAAAGTACATCTAAAGTCAAAGTTTTACACAGTGAAAAACTCACCCACAAAAAAGTTGAACTCAACAAAGCACAAGTCATTGTTGCGGGAGGACGTGGGGTATCAAATATGTTTCCTGTGCTTAAAGACATCGCGAATTTAATTGGTGGCGAAGTCGCTGCATCCCGTGCGGTTGTAGATGCGAATATCGAACAAAAAGACCGTTTGGTCGGACAAACTGGTACCACAGTGCATCCTAAAGTCTATTTTGCATCGGGTATTAGTGGTGCGATTCAACACATCAGTGGGATGGATAAATCTGAACTCATCATCGCCGTGAATACAGATCCAAATGCGCTCATCTTTGATGTAGCAGACATATCAATCATCGCCGATGCGAAACAAGTATTACCGCTAGTCAAAGAAGAGCTCAAAGCCATTCTTGCCTATAAATAAGTTTTTCTCCTTACAAAGACCTTCTTCGGAAGGTTTTTTCTTTATGGATTAAATAATAAAATATGCAAAATTTCAAAAAAAACGTTGATAAAATATGTGGATACACTTGCTAAAAAACATTTGTTTAACTATAATGATTTTGGTGATACTATGTTAAAAAGAAAAATAACCCAATCTTTGATTGAGTGGCATGACAATCCAAACCGTCAGGCATTACTGATAAAAGGGCCTCGTGGCGTGGGTAAAAGCACATCGATTGATCGTTTTGCGAAAGAATATTATAAGTATGTAGTCAAAATCGATTTTGAAAAAAATCCTGAACTGATTAACGTCTTTAATGAAAACCTAGATGTGACCAACTTAATCAAGAAAGTGAGTCTATTCTTACAAGTCGAAAAGATTGTGTCTGGTCAGACCTTGTTTTTCTTCGACGAAATCCATTTATGTCCAAATGTCCGTGTGGCCGTTAAAAACTTTGTCAACAATCAAAAGTTTGACGTCATTATGGCAACTTCCTATTTTGGCATCAACCCTGAGGTTTTTCCAACCACAGCGTTGGCCCATGAAGAAATCATGGATATGAACAGTCTGGATTTTGAAGAGTATTTATGGGCGAGTGGTGTATCGTCTACCATCATTCATGACATTAAGCACTATTTTACAAACAAATTACCTGTACCAGATGCTCTTCATGAATTGATGTTGAATATATTTTATGAATACATGACTGTCGGTGGAATGCCAGAAGTGGTGAATTCATTCCTAAATACCCATAACTTTAGCTTGATAACAAAGAAACATGCGAAAATCATTCTAATGTATACGAAGGATATGAAACGATACTTATCCAAACCAGATTACACGAAATCTGTAAAATGCTTCTTATCAGTTCCATTCCAATTAGATAAAGAAAATAAGAAATTCCAATATGGGTTGGTTGAAGCTAAAACCGCTGCACGCAAATATGAAAAAAATCTATTATGGCTTTATTACGCTGATATGGTCGATATTTGTTTTAATTTGAATACCCCGAAAATGCCATATGCCCAACAAGCGAAATATGATGTGTTTAAAGTCTATTACAAAGATATTGGATTACTCACCTCTTCTTATGGTGGGGATGCACAAATCGCCATCCATACTGGCAAATTAAAATCGTACCATGGCGCGTTATTAGAAGCTGTGGTCGCAGATATTTTGATGAAAAATGGTAAAAAGCTCTATTACTTTGATCGCAATACAACTTTAGAAGCAGACTTCTTGATCAAGTTCAATGATAAAAATACGGTATTAGAAGTCAAAGAAGCAGACAATACCAAGTCAAAAATGATTGAAAGTATGTTCGAAAACTTCGGTTTGAATCAAGCCATTAAGTTATCTTTAAACAAC includes:
- a CDS encoding electron transfer flavoprotein subunit beta/FixA family protein; this translates as MNIIVLVKQVPDTTEIKIDKETNTLIRAGVQSIVNPNDLAGVEEALKLKARYGGTVSVVTMGPMQAESMLVELYARGVDHCYLLSDRAFAGSDTWATSTILSSFLKTLTYDLIIAGYQAIDGDTAQVGPQVAEFLNIPQVTYLSEIVSVEQGEMVVKKRTDSEILTLAVELPVLVTTLADMNKPRHMNAWDIYHNTDKKVNLVTFNDLNIDPNHIGLKGSPTKVKKTYVKQVQAKSEKVSMNPEDAAKWITKLLYPYMEVKNHE
- a CDS encoding MaoC family dehydratase, translating into MTSKTIKDIKVGDIAFFEKTITEEDVKHFALVSGDFNPVHLDEDFAANSIFHHRIAHGGLINALFSTVLGTQLPGVGTIYLQQDSKFVKPVYLNDHIKATVEAEEINEEKNRVLFKTVAYNQNNEPVVVGHALVMPRR
- a CDS encoding ATP-binding protein → MLKRKITQSLIEWHDNPNRQALLIKGPRGVGKSTSIDRFAKEYYKYVVKIDFEKNPELINVFNENLDVTNLIKKVSLFLQVEKIVSGQTLFFFDEIHLCPNVRVAVKNFVNNQKFDVIMATSYFGINPEVFPTTALAHEEIMDMNSLDFEEYLWASGVSSTIIHDIKHYFTNKLPVPDALHELMLNIFYEYMTVGGMPEVVNSFLNTHNFSLITKKHAKIILMYTKDMKRYLSKPDYTKSVKCFLSVPFQLDKENKKFQYGLVEAKTAARKYEKNLLWLYYADMVDICFNLNTPKMPYAQQAKYDVFKVYYKDIGLLTSSYGGDAQIAIHTGKLKSYHGALLEAVVADILMKNGKKLYYFDRNTTLEADFLIKFNDKNTVLEVKEADNTKSKMIESMFENFGLNQAIKLSLNNVSSTKNVITYPIYMAMFL
- a CDS encoding electron transfer flavoprotein subunit alpha/FixB family protein is translated as MNNVWVFMEQNHGKLQPIGLELLSECRRKLTQDTQISAVYFGEHLTDKDKDAMTFCGADEIICTLDSKLSQYDTHYYAKAIENLMKHERPDVFLIGSTLQGRDLAPRVSARLNTGLTADATLLEFEQGEKLLLLATRPALGGNLFATIICENNIPQMATIRPSIFKIEEDKSRASTLKEVPFVCESTSKVKVLHSEKLTHKKVELNKAQVIVAGGRGVSNMFPVLKDIANLIGGEVAASRAVVDANIEQKDRLVGQTGTTVHPKVYFASGISGAIQHISGMDKSELIIAVNTDPNALIFDVADISIIADAKQVLPLVKEELKAILAYK
- a CDS encoding TetR/AcrR family transcriptional regulator, whose translation is MEKMNYRLPKRKDGQKTFNKIINSGKKLFSKQGYQATSINEIIDKAKIATGTFYIYFDDKLALYVYLLHQYRAKIGEAINDAIKDATTRYEKERLGIKAFLKFAWQEPLSYRIIWESMFVDKDIFKEYYQNFSHAYIEKLTGSVQSGEVDAAIDLETLSYILMGISNFVGLQVLFRETLTDMDLDRIVDQVMYVLKNGMFTK
- a CDS encoding acyl-CoA dehydrogenase family protein, translated to MKHELLLKMLEEFAQKEVKPLAKSIDEEERFPIETVQKMAELGILGLPYDPQYGGVGASYTGYVDAVRILSKYCATTGVILSAHTSLCASPINAFGTETQKQQYLPKLNRGEWLGAFGLTEPSAGTDASKQQTKAIDKGDYYEITGSKIFITNAGYADIYIIFAMTNPELGLKGISAFILEKDTEGFSVGPKERKMGIRGSSTCELIFDKVKVPKSNLLGKPGEGFKIAMSTLDGGRIGIAAQAVGIAEGAFERAVDYVKTRKQFDKPIASFQHTQFKIADMKTSIEAAKALLYLAATAKEQGESYSDKAAMAKLYASRVAFEVADQAIQLMGGYGYIRDFEIERYLRDAKITEIYEGTSEVQRMVIAGKVLR